A window of the Deinococcus gobiensis I-0 genome harbors these coding sequences:
- the hydA gene encoding dihydropyrimidinase, with protein MTLLIQNGEIVSDGRRYKADILVEGEQIAQIGEHLPVPEGAQVIDASGKYVFPGFIDPHVHIHLPFMGTFAKDTHATGSQAALIGGTTTYIEMLAPAGSEALEDGWQTWTGMAAGQSACDYTFHLGVTRWDDGTEAALRRLVAEGMTSFKVFLAYKGAFGIDDHALYGVCRLAAELGVVVTAHCENADLVAELQQKLLAEGKTGPEWHEPSRPESVEAEGTAHFATFVEMTGAKGYVVHLSNARALDAALDARARGVDLSVEVVIPHLTLDKTYAERPGVEGAKYVMSPPLRDQANQERLWAALKAGEIDTVATDHCPFDVAQKHMGDGDFTRIPNGIPAIEDRVNLLYTYGVSRGDLGLERFVDAASTRSAQIFGLYPRKGTVAVGSDADLVVYDPAYRGQISAATSHMNNDYSGFEGVEIDGRPEVVTVRGEVAVRGGEFVGTPGRGQLLRR; from the coding sequence GTGACCCTCCTCATCCAGAACGGCGAAATCGTCTCCGACGGCCGGCGATACAAGGCCGACATCCTCGTCGAGGGCGAACAGATCGCCCAGATCGGCGAGCACCTGCCCGTGCCCGAAGGCGCGCAGGTCATCGACGCCAGCGGCAAGTACGTGTTTCCCGGCTTCATCGACCCGCACGTCCACATCCACCTGCCGTTCATGGGCACCTTCGCCAAGGACACGCACGCGACCGGCTCGCAGGCGGCCCTGATCGGCGGCACGACCACCTATATCGAGATGCTGGCCCCGGCGGGCAGCGAGGCGCTGGAGGACGGCTGGCAGACCTGGACGGGCATGGCGGCGGGCCAGAGCGCCTGCGACTACACCTTTCACCTCGGCGTGACGCGCTGGGACGACGGGACCGAGGCCGCGCTGCGCCGGCTGGTCGCGGAGGGCATGACCTCCTTCAAGGTGTTCCTGGCGTATAAGGGGGCCTTCGGGATCGACGACCACGCGCTGTACGGGGTGTGCCGGCTGGCCGCCGAACTGGGCGTGGTCGTCACGGCCCACTGCGAGAACGCCGATCTGGTGGCCGAATTGCAGCAGAAACTCCTGGCCGAGGGCAAGACCGGCCCCGAGTGGCACGAGCCCAGCCGCCCCGAGAGCGTGGAGGCCGAGGGCACCGCGCACTTCGCCACCTTCGTCGAGATGACGGGGGCAAAAGGGTACGTGGTGCACCTGAGCAACGCCCGCGCGCTCGACGCCGCCCTGGACGCGCGGGCGCGGGGTGTGGACCTGAGCGTGGAGGTGGTCATCCCGCACCTGACGCTGGACAAGACCTACGCCGAGCGCCCCGGCGTGGAGGGGGCCAAATACGTGATGTCGCCGCCACTGCGTGACCAGGCCAACCAGGAACGGCTGTGGGCGGCCCTGAAGGCGGGCGAGATCGACACGGTGGCGACCGACCACTGCCCCTTCGACGTGGCGCAGAAGCACATGGGCGACGGCGACTTCACCCGCATCCCGAACGGCATTCCGGCCATTGAGGACCGGGTGAATCTGCTGTACACCTACGGCGTCAGCCGGGGCGACCTGGGGCTGGAGCGTTTCGTGGACGCCGCGAGCACCCGCAGCGCGCAGATTTTCGGGCTATACCCGCGCAAGGGCACGGTGGCCGTGGGCAGCGACGCCGATCTGGTGGTCTACGACCCGGCCTACCGGGGCCAGATTTCGGCGGCGACCTCGCACATGAACAACGACTACAGCGGTTTCGAGGGGGTCGAGATCGACGGCCGCCCCGAGGTCGTCACCGTGCGCGGCGAGGTGGCGGTGCGCGGCGGCGAGTTCGTGGGGACGCCGGGGCGGGGGCAGTTGCTCCGCAGGTAA
- a CDS encoding ABC transporter permease, with amino-acid sequence MATRPLTLAAPAGARRGPGLGAGLLLLAALGLLGLCLALARGEAPGTPGPWLLGTLALLLVGAAGLRGAAQGEGRMARTLPAAGALLLALLAAEALLRAYAVPPGLIPTPSRVGAALWAARTVLLRDALTTFVYEALLGFVLGALAGLGLGLLAVRFRFLERGLLPYTALLSSVPIVALAPVVVKAIGLGWPSKTAVVAITVLFPVLLSTVRGLHSASAHHLDLLHSYAATPAQTFRVARWPAALPFVFVALRLSVTLALINAIVAEFFGTEGSGLGFRIQIEVGRFGLDIVWAAIVVASVLGVASYLLMGALERRFVPARRL; translated from the coding sequence GTGGCGACCCGCCCGCTGACCCTGGCGGCCCCGGCGGGCGCGCGGCGCGGCCCCGGCCTGGGCGCCGGCCTGCTGCTGCTCGCGGCGCTGGGGCTGCTGGGGCTGTGCCTCGCGCTGGCCCGGGGCGAGGCTCCGGGAACGCCCGGACCCTGGCTGCTGGGCACGCTGGCACTGCTGCTGGTCGGTGCGGCCGGGCTGCGGGGCGCGGCGCAGGGCGAGGGCCGGATGGCGCGTACGCTGCCCGCCGCCGGGGCGCTGCTGCTCGCGCTGCTGGCCGCCGAGGCGCTGCTGCGCGCCTACGCGGTGCCCCCCGGTCTCATTCCCACGCCCAGCCGGGTGGGTGCGGCGCTGTGGGCGGCCCGCACGGTGCTGCTGCGCGACGCCCTGACCACCTTCGTGTACGAGGCGCTGCTGGGCTTCGTGCTGGGCGCGCTGGCAGGGCTGGGGCTGGGGCTGCTGGCCGTGCGCTTCCGCTTTCTGGAGCGGGGGCTGCTGCCCTACACGGCGCTGCTCTCCAGCGTGCCCATCGTGGCGCTCGCGCCGGTCGTGGTGAAGGCCATCGGCCTGGGCTGGCCGTCCAAGACGGCGGTCGTGGCGATCACGGTGCTGTTTCCGGTGCTGCTCAGTACCGTGCGCGGCCTGCACAGCGCCTCGGCCCACCACCTCGACCTGCTGCACTCCTACGCGGCCACGCCGGCCCAGACCTTCCGGGTCGCGCGCTGGCCCGCCGCCCTGCCCTTCGTGTTCGTCGCCCTGCGCCTGAGCGTCACCCTGGCCCTCATCAACGCCATCGTGGCCGAGTTCTTCGGCACCGAGGGCAGCGGGCTGGGCTTCCGCATCCAGATCGAGGTGGGGCGCTTCGGCCTCGACATCGTGTGGGCCGCCATCGTGGTCGCCTCGGTGCTGGGGGTGGCCTCGTACCTGCTCATGGGCGCGCTCGAACGGCGCTTCGTTCCGGCCCGCCGCCTCTGA
- a CDS encoding hydantoinase/carbamoylase family amidase: MTALPSPAVDPARTLAELKDLRALTGDENGAQRVAFTPRWLAARQFLKDRLAELPAEVHQDAAGNLWATLRGDSERELLIGGHLDSVPGGGWLDGCLNVLAGLEVLRRVSAQYGGRPPVTLRLVDWADEEGARFGRSLYGSSAASGFFDVTELAKLRDRDGVALGDALREVGVTLEDAPQARAELAKAAAYLELHIEQGPVLEGLGLPLGAVLGTVGVERHTLTFRGQAAHSGSTPMNVRRDAFLAAGRFGQEIYAIAERHGGVCTVGSVKTWPGIVTSVVETCELTLDQRHLDAGKLAAMWQDAQDAARRFAEEGGCTVDFGYLWNIEPIPFHPELIDAAEASILEVTPATHRLPSGPLHDAAEVARAGVPTVMLFVQSLRGISHNKIEDTREDHIALSVQALDRLTTRAMAWVQER; encoded by the coding sequence ATGACGGCCCTCCCCTCCCCCGCCGTGGACCCGGCGCGCACGCTGGCCGAGCTGAAGGACCTGCGCGCCCTGACCGGCGACGAGAACGGTGCGCAGCGCGTCGCCTTCACCCCGCGCTGGCTGGCGGCCCGGCAATTTCTGAAGGACAGGCTGGCCGAACTGCCGGCCGAGGTCCACCAGGACGCCGCCGGGAACCTGTGGGCGACGCTGCGGGGCGATTCCGAGCGCGAACTGCTCATCGGCGGGCACCTCGACAGCGTGCCGGGCGGCGGCTGGCTCGACGGCTGCCTGAACGTGCTGGCGGGCCTGGAGGTGCTGCGGCGCGTCTCGGCGCAGTACGGGGGCCGCCCGCCCGTCACCCTGCGGCTGGTGGACTGGGCCGACGAGGAGGGCGCGCGCTTCGGGCGCAGCCTGTACGGATCGAGCGCGGCGAGCGGGTTTTTCGACGTGACCGAGCTGGCCAAGCTGCGCGACCGGGACGGCGTGGCCCTGGGCGACGCGCTGCGAGAGGTCGGCGTGACGCTGGAGGACGCCCCGCAGGCCCGCGCCGAACTGGCGAAGGCCGCCGCCTACCTCGAACTGCACATCGAGCAGGGGCCGGTGCTGGAGGGCCTGGGCCTGCCGCTGGGCGCGGTGCTGGGGACGGTGGGGGTCGAGCGCCACACCCTGACCTTCCGGGGACAGGCGGCCCACAGCGGCAGCACGCCCATGAACGTGCGCCGCGACGCCTTCCTGGCCGCCGGGAGGTTCGGGCAGGAGATCTACGCGATTGCCGAGCGCCACGGCGGCGTGTGTACGGTCGGCAGCGTCAAGACCTGGCCGGGCATCGTGACCAGCGTGGTCGAGACCTGCGAACTCACCCTCGATCAGCGCCACCTGGACGCCGGGAAGCTCGCGGCGATGTGGCAGGACGCCCAGGACGCCGCCCGCCGCTTTGCCGAGGAGGGAGGCTGCACGGTGGACTTCGGGTATCTGTGGAACATCGAGCCGATTCCCTTTCACCCCGAGCTGATCGACGCCGCCGAGGCGAGCATTCTGGAAGTGACGCCCGCCACCCACCGCCTGCCCAGCGGCCCGCTGCACGACGCCGCCGAGGTGGCCCGCGCCGGGGTGCCCACCGTGATGCTGTTCGTGCAGAGCCTGCGGGGCATCTCGCACAACAAGATCGAGGACACGCGCGAGGACCACATCGCCCTGAGCGTGCAGGCCCTCGACCGCCTGACCACCCGGGCGATGGCCTGGGTGCAAGAGCGCTAG
- a CDS encoding ABC transporter permease, with protein MSAPRTSSPLLPMLAVAALALVLYWPVMLVANRGVADEALRSGADLGCGTAWQCATVLRNPVLPAPGQFAAGFRTLSTPPLAPTSAPYNALVTGSETLLGLALASVLGLGLATLLVFSRSFERATLPWLVASQTVPIVAIAPMLAVILGQYGVQGFLPKAIIAAYIAFFPVAVGAAQGLRSPDALQLDLMRTYRASAWQVFWQLRLPASLPYLFTALKVAATAALVGSIVAEISTISFSGLGKMLAENSRASDTVALWVIMVYGAALGIGLVALIGALERVVTRWRPAR; from the coding sequence GTGAGCGCCCCGCGCACCTCCTCTCCCCTGCTGCCCATGTTGGCGGTCGCCGCGCTGGCCCTGGTGCTGTACTGGCCGGTCATGCTCGTGGCCAACCGGGGCGTGGCCGACGAGGCGCTGCGCAGCGGGGCGGACCTGGGCTGCGGCACGGCGTGGCAGTGCGCGACGGTGCTGCGTAACCCGGTGCTGCCCGCGCCGGGGCAGTTCGCGGCCGGCTTCCGGACCCTGAGCACGCCGCCGCTCGCGCCCACCAGCGCGCCGTACAACGCCCTGGTCACGGGTAGCGAGACGCTGCTGGGGCTGGCGCTGGCGAGCGTGCTGGGCCTGGGGCTGGCGACGCTGCTGGTCTTCAGCCGCAGCTTCGAGCGGGCCACGCTGCCCTGGCTGGTCGCCTCGCAGACGGTGCCCATCGTGGCCATCGCACCCATGCTCGCGGTCATTCTGGGGCAGTACGGGGTGCAGGGATTCCTGCCCAAGGCCATCATCGCCGCGTACATCGCTTTCTTTCCGGTGGCGGTGGGGGCGGCCCAGGGGCTGCGTAGCCCCGACGCCCTGCAACTCGACCTCATGCGCACCTACCGGGCCTCGGCGTGGCAGGTGTTCTGGCAACTGCGGCTGCCCGCCAGCCTGCCGTACCTGTTCACGGCGCTCAAGGTGGCGGCGACGGCGGCGCTCGTCGGCAGCATCGTGGCCGAGATCAGCACCATCTCCTTTTCCGGCCTGGGCAAGATGCTCGCCGAGAACTCGCGCGCCTCGGACACGGTCGCCCTGTGGGTGATCATGGTGTACGGCGCGGCGCTGGGCATCGGGCTGGTGGCCCTGATCGGCGCGCTCGAACGGGTGGTGACGCGGTGGCGACCCGCCCGCTGA
- a CDS encoding ABC transporter substrate-binding protein — translation MKNAALLSSLLLLALAPAAQAQAAAKTVPVKLQLKWFPQAQFAGFFVAQAKGFYKAEGLDVQLLPIGDQSPIQTVATGAADFGTTWITDLLTARQQGIPVVHIAQLFQKSGYTLVSLKTSGIKAPADFKGKRVGVWPSGNEYPAVALMKKYGLTTSLDSTVSNPSVQAVTYPFDPSIVFPGKVDLVSAMTYNELDQIVGLGYPLDKLQVFQTSDYGINLLEDLMFSTERTLNATNFKGSGLSGREVAARLVRATIKGWNYAVRNQREAVGIVLVNCGNTCKGSGTRSSAQAHQTWQMAEVAKLYNAGPTLQGRAGYLDPATYKANVTLLKSLGILKSDPPAAAVDYRVWQAATGKK, via the coding sequence ATGAAGAACGCCGCGCTGCTCTCCTCCCTGCTGCTGCTCGCCCTCGCTCCCGCCGCCCAGGCCCAGGCCGCCGCGAAGACCGTGCCCGTCAAGCTCCAGCTCAAGTGGTTTCCGCAGGCGCAGTTCGCGGGCTTTTTCGTGGCGCAGGCCAAGGGCTTCTACAAGGCCGAGGGCCTGGACGTGCAGCTGCTGCCCATCGGGGACCAGTCGCCCATCCAGACGGTGGCGACCGGCGCGGCCGACTTCGGCACCACCTGGATTACCGACCTGCTCACCGCGCGCCAGCAGGGTATTCCGGTCGTGCACATCGCGCAGCTGTTCCAGAAGAGCGGCTACACCCTGGTGTCGCTCAAGACCTCCGGCATCAAGGCCCCGGCCGATTTCAAGGGCAAGCGGGTGGGCGTGTGGCCCAGCGGCAACGAATACCCGGCCGTCGCCCTGATGAAGAAATACGGCCTGACCACCAGCCTCGACAGCACGGTCAGTAACCCCAGCGTGCAGGCGGTGACGTACCCCTTCGACCCCAGCATCGTCTTTCCGGGCAAGGTGGACCTCGTCTCGGCCATGACCTACAACGAACTCGACCAGATCGTGGGGCTGGGCTATCCGCTCGACAAGTTGCAGGTGTTCCAGACTTCCGACTACGGCATCAACCTCCTCGAAGACCTGATGTTCTCGACCGAGCGCACCCTGAACGCGACCAACTTCAAGGGCAGCGGCCTGAGCGGGCGCGAGGTCGCCGCGCGGCTGGTGCGCGCCACCATCAAGGGCTGGAACTACGCCGTGCGCAACCAGCGGGAAGCGGTGGGCATCGTGCTCGTCAACTGCGGCAACACCTGCAAGGGGTCGGGCACGCGCAGCAGCGCCCAGGCCCACCAGACCTGGCAGATGGCTGAGGTTGCCAAGCTCTACAACGCCGGGCCGACCCTCCAGGGCCGCGCCGGCTACCTCGACCCCGCGACCTACAAGGCCAACGTGACCCTGCTCAAATCACTGGGCATCCTCAAGAGCGACCCGCCTGCCGCCGCCGTGGACTACCGCGTATGGCAGGCCGCGACCGGGAAGAAGTGA
- a CDS encoding NAD(P)-dependent oxidoreductase, producing MTQPGSPQASSPAPDLSPTGSAWQELLPPMTAHEASVEANRCLYCYDAPCMQACPTHIDIPTFIRKIGTGNLRGSARTILESNFLGGTCARVCPVQELCEGACVLGADHKPIQIGRLQRHAVDHVQERGLSLFTPAPATGRRVAVVGSGPAGISAAAELAKAGHAVTLLEKRELAGGLSTYGIISLREPVEVAQREVEMVRALGAEVRTGYELRTRADLSGLLADHDAVFLGLGLGAVPAMGIPGEEAVLDGLEFIETAKLRPQDLPPARRVAVIGAGNTAIDAATMARRAGAEVVMVYRRTEAEMTAYRHEYEFALHEGIGFAFLTQPVGVELDGQGGVTGLRCVKMALGAADASGRPRPEAVPGSEFVLPCDAVVKAIGQEKPALAAELGLGLDGGYIAVDGNLRTSLDRVWAGGDCVRVRGSASTVMAVQDGKIAAVSISAALGHKADVTLKPEVPTEVRHLPLYAQAHHPQTGIPETTHG from the coding sequence ATGACGCAGCCCGGCTCTCCGCAGGCTTCTTCTCCGGCCCCCGACCTTTCCCCGACCGGCAGCGCCTGGCAGGAACTGCTGCCTCCCATGACCGCGCACGAGGCCAGTGTCGAGGCCAACCGCTGCCTGTACTGCTACGACGCGCCGTGCATGCAGGCCTGCCCGACCCACATCGACATCCCGACCTTCATCCGCAAGATCGGCACCGGGAACCTGCGCGGATCGGCGCGCACCATCCTGGAGAGCAACTTTCTGGGCGGTACCTGCGCCCGCGTGTGCCCGGTGCAGGAGCTGTGCGAGGGGGCCTGCGTCCTGGGGGCCGACCACAAGCCCATCCAGATCGGGCGGCTGCAACGCCACGCCGTGGACCACGTGCAGGAGCGCGGCCTGTCGCTGTTTACCCCTGCTCCGGCGACCGGGCGGCGCGTGGCGGTGGTCGGCAGCGGCCCGGCCGGGATCAGCGCCGCCGCCGAACTGGCGAAGGCCGGGCACGCGGTGACACTGCTCGAAAAGCGCGAGCTGGCCGGTGGCCTCTCGACCTACGGCATCATCTCGCTGCGCGAGCCGGTCGAGGTGGCCCAGCGCGAGGTGGAGATGGTCCGTGCCCTGGGCGCCGAGGTGCGTACCGGGTACGAACTGCGGACCCGCGCGGACCTGAGCGGACTGCTCGCGGACCACGACGCCGTATTCCTGGGCCTGGGCCTGGGGGCCGTGCCCGCGATGGGCATTCCCGGCGAGGAGGCGGTCCTCGACGGCCTAGAGTTCATCGAGACGGCCAAGCTGCGGCCCCAGGACCTGCCGCCCGCGCGCCGCGTGGCCGTGATCGGGGCGGGCAACACCGCCATCGACGCCGCGACGATGGCCCGCCGCGCCGGGGCCGAGGTCGTGATGGTGTACCGCCGCACCGAGGCCGAGATGACCGCCTACCGCCACGAGTACGAATTCGCGCTGCACGAGGGCATCGGCTTCGCCTTCCTGACACAGCCGGTCGGGGTCGAGCTGGACGGGCAGGGAGGGGTTACGGGCCTGCGCTGCGTGAAGATGGCGCTGGGGGCCGCCGACGCCTCCGGCCGCCCGCGCCCCGAGGCCGTGCCCGGCAGCGAGTTCGTGCTGCCCTGCGACGCGGTGGTCAAGGCCATCGGGCAGGAAAAGCCCGCGCTGGCCGCCGAGCTGGGGCTGGGGCTGGACGGCGGGTACATCGCCGTGGACGGGAACCTGCGCACCAGCCTGGACCGCGTGTGGGCGGGCGGCGACTGCGTGCGCGTGCGCGGCAGCGCCAGCACCGTGATGGCCGTGCAGGACGGCAAGATCGCGGCGGTGAGCATCAGCGCCGCGCTGGGACATAAGGCCGACGTGACCCTGAAGCCCGAGGTACCCACCGAGGTCCGGCACCTGCCGCTCTATGCCCAGGCCCACCATCCCCAGACGGGTATCCCGGAGACCACCCATGGCTGA
- a CDS encoding ABC transporter ATP-binding protein, protein MTHTVSPSTAPPPLSPAAPIVSARNLGMVFPVPGGQTVALQGADLDIAPGEFISLIGPSGCGKTTLLRLMADLIRPTGGELTVGGESPEAARRRRAYGYVFQAPALMEWRNVLSNVLLPLEVMNVPGDRKARAREMLRLVGLEKFERSYPWQLSGGMQQRVSIARALAFDPPLLFMDEPFGALDEITREMLNLELLRLWRETGKTVVFVTHSISEAVFLSSRVVVMTARPGKIEGIVPIDLPHPRGDDTREDPRFFAAATEVRELLRRGHA, encoded by the coding sequence GTGACGCATACCGTATCCCCGTCCACGGCCCCGCCTCCCCTCTCCCCCGCCGCACCCATCGTGTCGGCGCGCAACCTCGGCATGGTGTTTCCGGTGCCGGGGGGGCAGACGGTGGCGCTCCAGGGGGCCGACCTCGACATCGCGCCGGGCGAGTTCATCTCGCTCATCGGGCCGTCGGGCTGCGGCAAGACCACGCTGCTGCGGCTGATGGCCGACCTCATCCGGCCGACCGGGGGCGAGCTGACGGTCGGCGGCGAGTCGCCGGAGGCCGCGCGGCGGCGCCGGGCCTACGGCTACGTGTTCCAGGCCCCGGCGCTGATGGAGTGGCGCAATGTCCTGAGCAACGTGCTGCTGCCGCTGGAGGTCATGAACGTGCCGGGCGACCGCAAGGCGCGGGCGCGCGAGATGCTGCGGCTCGTGGGGCTGGAGAAGTTCGAGCGGTCGTACCCCTGGCAGCTCTCGGGCGGCATGCAGCAGCGCGTGAGCATCGCGCGGGCGCTGGCCTTCGACCCGCCGCTGCTGTTCATGGACGAGCCCTTCGGGGCGCTCGACGAGATCACGCGCGAGATGCTGAACCTCGAACTGCTGCGGCTGTGGCGCGAGACGGGCAAGACGGTGGTCTTCGTGACCCACTCGATTTCCGAGGCCGTGTTCCTGAGCAGCCGCGTGGTCGTCATGACGGCCCGCCCCGGCAAGATCGAGGGGATCGTGCCCATCGACCTGCCCCACCCGCGCGGCGACGACACGCGCGAGGACCCCCGCTTCTTCGCGGCGGCGACCGAGGTCCGCGAACTGCTGCGGCGGGGACACGCGTGA
- the preA gene encoding NAD-dependent dihydropyrimidine dehydrogenase subunit PreA codes for MADLSVNFAGIRAPNPFWLASAPPTNSGAQIHRAFEYGWGGAVWKTIGAPVLNISNRYSGLSLGGQRLLAINNVELISDRPLEVNLREIAEVKRMWPDRAVIVSAMVDADPKAWRDIVMMIEDTGADGIELNYGCPQGMSERGMGAAVGQVPEMCELNTHWVTSVTRLPVIVKLTPNITRITEPAHAALAGGANALSLINTINSIMKVDLDTLQITPSIGGRGTHGGYAGPAVKPIALNLLSELVTDEDVRRSGVPICGMGGIQTWRDAAEFLLLGATSVQVCTAAMHYGYRIVEDMIDGLSNWMDDKGFASIDDVAGRAVPQVSTFGQLDLGYQAVARIHADKCIGCNLCYVACNDTAHQCIDLHDPAGVRVDPGYDLRAGGKEVSVGRPRPVIRESDCVGCALCANVCPVDGCIEMVSVPSHRPHVTWDQLSAQQPAVTQQWGAMEAFRAENGFEIH; via the coding sequence ATGGCTGACCTGAGCGTGAATTTCGCGGGCATCCGCGCGCCCAATCCCTTCTGGCTGGCCTCGGCGCCGCCCACCAACTCGGGCGCGCAGATCCACCGCGCCTTCGAGTACGGCTGGGGCGGCGCGGTCTGGAAGACCATCGGCGCGCCGGTCCTGAACATCTCCAACCGCTACAGCGGCCTGTCGCTGGGCGGGCAGCGCCTGCTGGCCATCAACAATGTCGAACTCATCTCCGACCGCCCGCTGGAAGTCAACCTGCGCGAGATCGCCGAGGTCAAGCGGATGTGGCCCGACCGCGCCGTGATCGTCTCGGCGATGGTGGACGCCGACCCCAAGGCCTGGCGCGACATCGTGATGATGATCGAGGACACCGGCGCCGACGGCATCGAGCTGAACTACGGCTGCCCCCAGGGCATGAGTGAGCGCGGCATGGGCGCGGCGGTGGGGCAGGTCCCCGAGATGTGCGAGCTGAACACCCACTGGGTCACCAGCGTCACCCGGCTGCCGGTCATCGTGAAGCTCACGCCGAACATCACCCGGATCACCGAGCCGGCGCACGCGGCCCTGGCGGGCGGGGCCAACGCTCTGTCGCTCATCAACACCATCAACTCGATCATGAAAGTCGACCTCGACACCCTCCAGATCACGCCCAGCATCGGCGGGCGCGGCACGCACGGGGGCTACGCGGGGCCGGCGGTCAAGCCCATCGCCCTGAACCTGCTCTCCGAACTCGTGACTGACGAGGACGTGCGCCGCAGCGGCGTGCCCATCTGCGGCATGGGCGGCATCCAGACCTGGCGCGACGCCGCCGAATTCCTGCTGCTGGGCGCGACCTCGGTGCAGGTGTGTACGGCGGCCATGCACTACGGCTACCGCATCGTCGAGGACATGATCGACGGCCTGAGCAACTGGATGGACGACAAGGGCTTTGCGAGCATCGACGACGTGGCGGGCCGCGCGGTGCCGCAGGTGAGCACCTTCGGGCAGCTCGACCTGGGGTATCAGGCGGTGGCGCGCATCCACGCCGACAAGTGCATCGGGTGCAACCTCTGCTACGTGGCCTGCAACGACACGGCCCACCAGTGCATCGACCTGCACGATCCGGCGGGCGTGCGGGTGGACCCCGGCTACGACCTGCGCGCGGGCGGCAAGGAGGTCAGCGTGGGCCGCCCGCGCCCGGTCATCCGCGAGTCGGACTGCGTGGGCTGCGCGCTGTGCGCCAACGTGTGCCCGGTGGACGGCTGCATCGAGATGGTCAGCGTGCCGAGCCACCGCCCGCATGTCACCTGGGACCAGCTCAGCGCCCAGCAGCCTGCCGTGACCCAGCAGTGGGGTGCAATGGAAGCCTTCCGGGCCGAGAACGGCTTCGAGATCCACTGA